DNA from Vitis vinifera cultivar Pinot Noir 40024 chromosome 19, ASM3070453v1:
aaatgggcctaaagtgatctaagtgggcctaaagtgtctaaatgggcctaaagtgatgcctaatgggccaagtgtacctaaatgggcctaaagtaatctaagtgggcctagggtgactaagtgagcctaaagtgtctaaatgggcctaaagtgatgcctaatgggccaagtgtgcctaaatgggcctagggttacttaaatgggcctagggtggctAAATGGGCCcaaagtgatctaagtgggcctaaggtaactaagtgggcctaaagtgtctaaatgggcctaaagtgatacctaaatgggcctagggatacctaaatgggcctagggtggctaaatgggcctaaagtgatctaagtgggcctaaagtaactaagtgggcctaaagtgtctaaatgggcctaaagtgatgcctaatgggccaagtgtacctaaatgggcctaaagtaatctaagtgggcctagggtgactaagtgagcctaaagtgtctaaatgggcttaaagtgatgcctaatgggccaagtgtgcctaaatgggcctagggtggctAAATGGGCCcaaagtgatctaagtgggcctaaggtaactaaatgggcctaaagtgtctaaatgggcctaaagtgatgcctaatgggccaagtatacctaaatgggcctagggatacctaaatgggcctagggtggctaaatgggcctaaagtgatctaagtgggcctaaggtaactaagtgggcctaaagtgtctaaatgggcctaaagtgatgcctaatgggccaagtgtacctaaatgggcctagggatacctaaatggacctagggttacctaaatgggcctaggatgcctaagtgggcctagggtgcctaaaagctatcttaaaaaaaaagcaagaaaagcctaagtctaagttagggctaccaagggtcacaataaggggtcagataatccctcaaccaaagtctccgaggtggcttaAAAAAGATAGGTTACACGAGtattaatgggccaccaaggaattgctataaacgacatgtgcgaagaagacaaaatagagggtctacactcgggtttttcaaagacatgtttttttccaaaaattatggagtcacattttagggtttttctttcttgttttattttccctttaaaataaaaataaaataagtggcggctccaacttttccaaaactaaatattttttcacaaataaaaagcgagtcttgccgatcgagtggggacgcatgtgagaaatgcgggtccacaatggCATACTACTTCCATTTGCTAGACTTAACCATTATTAAGTaatgtaattaattatattttctgCATATGCTTAATTGTAGGAAATATTATTTTGTCTCTAGCCTTAACATGTGTATTAGttgtttttgatattttttactgcatttttatatcatataaattttagTCACTAGTTATTTTCATTGAGCATTGAAATTccaaaatattctttatttctaTTCTCTCTGCTTCCCTTTCTTCTATAAGATATTGTTTTTGACTACTTACAACCCACAAGATTTTGATCAGCGGTGCGAGGTACGAGATCCCAAGTACCATTACGGAGTAGAGCATCAAATTCTTCTGACATTGCTTGATGCCATCGAGGGTCCTTAAGGGCCTGGGAAACACAGGTGAGCTCAGTGATGGGTTCGGTAGGGGTAGTGGCAAGCATGGTCAGCTTTGTGGATGGTTTGACAATGTTGTTTTTGGCACGAGTGATCATGGAGTGGTGATTAAGGGGATTAACAAGGTGGATTGGTGGTGGGTTCAAAGCCGGAAGTGGTATTTGTCCAAGTGGTGGAGAAGAAGATACAATAGGTTGGCATAGagtcttcaaattgatgaataatagtttttcattgattatttcattcattcatgtacatagtatatatagagggtaatcaccattctaagaatgggaaagaattatACAATGaatgaatgatataaggaaagaacaactaatatccgaatatctcaacattcctaatatttcaactttcctaatatctcaacatttctaatatctcaacactccccctcaagttggtgcatagatgtcacacatgtccaacttgtctaaaaattttgagaacactcgACTTGACACTgtagctttggtgaggatatcggccaattgatcttctgatagaatcttaggcaattccacaatcttatcatctaacttctccttaatgaagaatctgtccacctcgacatgctttgtacaaTCATGTtttactggattatgagcaatatcacatgcggctttattgtcacaaaacaatcggattggttgcctagataggtaacctaaatcctataagaggagtcttagccataatgtctcacaaagtcctagagttATACCcctaaattccgcttctgcacttgaatgagcgacgacattctgcttcttacttttccatatCACaaaattaccacctacaaaggtaaagtaaccagatgtagatcacCTATTATCCACTGCACTGGCCTAATCAGCAttagtatatacttctatactctgatgatcaacatttttagtgaacaaaattcccttcctatgagcattcttcaaatacctcaaaatacgcatgactgcattcataaattgctctccaggattatgcatgtattgacttagtacactcaatgcataagcaagatctggtcttgtatgagctaagtacactaatctccccacaagtctctggtatcttcccttatcaattgatacttgattaggctcaccacacaatttcagaccttcttctattggcgTATCAACAGGTTAACATctcgacattccagtctcctataaaaaatctaaggcatactttctttgagacagaaaaattccttcacttgatcgagaaacttcaatcccaagaaagtatttcaaagaacctagatctttcatttcgaattctctagataaataattttgcagagcttttctttattcaggatcatttcctgtaactaccatgtcatccacatatacgatgagtgttgtaatcttaccatgttactttttcaggaacaaagtgtgatctaaattactttgacgatagccaaaagctctcattgactttgcgaaccttccaaaccatgcgctcggggattgcttcaacccatacaatgacttattcaatttgcacaccttctaacattgcttttctgacaccatgcatcctggtggaaaattcatatatacttcttcagataacccGCCATGCAGAAAGGCCTTTTTCACATTGAACTGTTGTAATGGTCAATCCAGGTTTGCaactaaagacagtaatactcgaactgtgttgatcttagctacaggtgcaaatgtctctatgtagtcaattccataagtttgagtgtacccttttgctaccagtctttctttaaatcgttcaatactaccatctgccttgtacttcatagtatagatccaacaacacccaactggcttctttcctggtggacattctacgagttcccatgtttcattcttctacaacgatttcatctcttcattcatggctgctttccaccttggattaGCTAAGGCTTCCTACACACTattaggaatagctacagtaaataattgatttacaaatgacttatttgattcagacaaatgATAGTTAGatacatagttgctcatgggatatttgactttggtagacaattcatgTTCATATGTGTGTTTAgaaatacctctattatgacgatgTGGTAACcatttcatgaatggatcaggttccaaattaagaacaccctcaacagacgacgattaGTTTGGTATTTcggtgaagacatcttcggacccaaattgttcaGATAGTGGTGATGGTTTAATTGTactgttttttccttcttctatcACTTCTTCAGTTTCTGGGTGGTCATTACTATAATTGGTTCCAATGTTGTACCattcatatccaactcacccgcttcctggttcactagttcagattgtctaGATTCATCctcctcagagatatgataatcataatcgagagtctgaatttccttctggtactccccctgaagtttagactcaaatgaaaaatacattgaatattcatgaaacaccacatccattgtaataaatatttgtcgagttggaggatggtaacatcgatatccctttttgtgcaatgcatatccaacaaacacacattgcaatgcacgggaagttaacttggtacgttggtgtttgtgtagatgcacaaatgccacgcaaccaaaaacatgAGGAGGTAGATTTAagacggttggggcaactacgacattagtaagagGTTGGAGAAGTGTTTGGAAGTAATTGAGatggaaggtacccgattgatcaagtatacGACAGATGTGATTGCTTATCCCGAATAAGATATCGGTATTTGTACTGCTATCAAGGAaacacgaacaacctctaacaagtgtcgatttttccgttcagcgactccattttgctggtgtgtattggaacaagtagtctgataaatgatgtcatgtccttctaaataattttgaagatcagaactctgatattctccaccattattgCTACatagaacccgaacctttgcattgtactgagtttcaatcattttatgaaatttttgaaacaacaagttcacttcatctttggtcttcatcaagcataaccatgtcattctagtataatcatcaataaaagtaacaaatcAACGCAAACCACTCAAAGTTGGAACTTTGGATGTGCCTCAAACATCAGAATATATAACCATAAAAAGAaacggacttttattcaaatttaacaGAAACaaagcacgatggcttttagccaattcacaaacaTCACAAcagaaaccagaaatatcactatTTGCAAataaactaggaaacaatttttttaaataaccaaaggaagcatgtcccaaacGTCGATGCCataaccaaatttcagactttttcttctccctctcagatccatctgccatcaaggtttgtcgcaacttatttgaatcatttgactgcaagtccaagtaatagagttttccccgcttaataccacaaccaatcgtctctcttgtttggatgtccttaaaaacaccaaattcaggccaaaaaatgacaatacaagataaagtTGTAGTGATTTGAGAAATTGACAAAatattgtaatctaaagatagaacaactaaaacataatccaaattcaaagtatcagtaagagttaaggatccttccccaatgactatGGTTGTGTTACTATTggctatggaaaaaaaaatttgtgagtaaggtctaaggggtgagatctgtctagaatcaaaagtcatatgatctgtagcaccagaatcaattatccatgcactattaataacaggtgtagaagtatttaaaaattgaccACCATAATCTGTaacggctaccaatgcagaagCTTTCTCAACAACATTAGtctctgtttttattttggcAACAACTACAGTCAAGGTTTTCTtagaatccttcttccgttgatcacgattatgatcccaccaatctggatatcccacaatttcaaagcgacgactcttggtatgaccagtcttattgcagtgagtgcatttgaaggttgacttatcaatattagggtttgtcttaggatggttggtcttggattGGTCCTACCAATTCTAGGttgatcgctgtcggactaccatagttGAGGTGTCAGGGTTGTCAAATTCTACTTTCATACTAGCATGACGCTCTGTCTCTCGTCGAATCAATGCATAGCATTCTTCCAAATCAGGAAGAGGATCTTTGCGTAGAATCTCTCCTCGAACTTGCTCAAAGTCACCATCCAATCCAGTAAGAAAGATGTGCACCCGTTGTCGTTCAATGGATTTCCGATATGTTGCAATGTCCTCAGGGTCTTTCATGACTACCTTATCCCGATGATCCAATTCGCAAAAAAATTTAGTTAACTTTCCATAATATTCAGAAAGAGACGCCGCTTTGTTTGGCAATGAAGgctttttgattcaaattaaaaacttgtaattcatcacttccatcataGAAGGCCTTTGATAATGCACTCCAAATTTCTTGAGCGGTGGGTAAGCGTAAGTAACGCTTCATAATTTCTAGACTCATGGACATTAACAACCATCTCTTCACCTTTTAATTCTCAGCAtactatttttcatatccatcttcTGACTCTTTTGGTCAATTTATCTTACCTCGAATGTAGGAAAGTTTTTCTCGTTCAGCAATATGCATCTCCACGAGTTATGACCAAACGTCATAGTTTGATTCAGTTAAAATAATTCCTAGATTAAAAGTACCTTCAGATTGAAAaacaatagtatttttttcactcattttttttattattattattatcaaaaaggAGGGGCGATAGCTGGCCTTAccaacaaaatatccaggatttcagttccataGCTccgataccatcttcaaattaatgaatggtagtttttcattgattatttaattcgttcatgtacagagtatatatagagggtaatcaccattctaaaaatgggaaagaataatacaaagaaagaatgatataaggaaagaacaactaatatcataatatctcaacatggAGATGGATTAGGAATAGAAAGACAAGGcatttgaacaaaaatattaggaaagCTCAGAGAAAGGGAACCTATGAGACCTTTATTACCATTACTCATTAGTGCTTCCAAATAAAGAACCGAGTTACCAGAAAGAGGAGATGCTAAAGAGATGTTCGATGGAGGAGTACTAGTAGGAGTAGGGGTGGATAAATGGGGCGAGAACCAGGACTCTATGAATGAGAAAGGCAGAGAGGGATTGGATGTGGCAAATGGAAAGATGGATTCAACAAACTTGACATGACAAGATGTGTAGGTTTTATAAGTGGTGGGATCAAGACAAATATAGGCACTTTGAAAGAGTGAGTAGCCAATCAATACACATGCATGGTTTGGACTTGAACTCAAGTTTATGAGAATTATAAGGACATAACCATGGATAACACAAGCAACCAAAGACTCGAAGTTTTGCTAGATTTGGCGATTAActaaaaagtttttggtaagaAGAAAGAAACCTAATATTATGTTTTGGTAATCAATTGATCAAATAGATAGTAGTGGCAAAGGCTTCGAGCCAAAATGATAAGAACATAGAATCATGATGCAATAAAGTGAGGGTTGTCTCAActatatgatgatgatgacgcTCTGAGTATCCATTGCGTTCAGGAGTATGGGGGGAATGGTGAGGCAGGAGACACCATGATgagccaaaaaataaaaatttgagagCAAGATATTCCCCACCATTGTCTGTGTATAGTTGTATCATTTgtttgttataaaaattttccaCAAGCACTTTGAAACgaataaaaatatctaaaacatcagactttttttttcatgggataaaaccaaatatattttgtaaaatggtcaatgaaaataatatttattaccaTTGAAGGATTCCACAGGAGAGCACCATACATCAGAATAAAGAAGTTGAAGAGGAGAGGTGCCAATGAGCGATGATGCAGAAAAAGGAAGCTTATGGCTTTCATTACTGTGACAAGAGTTGCAAGAAAAGTTCCTAATACTAGTGGAAGATAAGTGAATGCACTAAGATGACACGAGGGGACTAAGAACTTTGGCAAAAGGATGATCGGGACGGTGATGCCAATCAGAAGTAGATGCTTTAATAGAAGCAAAGGCAAGTAATGGTTTGGATTTCTCATGGACGGTCAGCCACTCGTAGACTCCATCCTTAGAATTATCTGTCAAAAGCGTTGCTCCCATTCGAAGATCTTTCATAAGAAAAGAGCGAGGTAAGAACTCAATAGAAATATTGTTAGTTAAGCAAAAGTGAGAAACAGAAATTAGGTTGCGTCTCATAAAGGGCACACAAAGAACATCATGTAAAAAAATGAGTAAGGGGAGGATTGAAGAGTAGAAGAACCCATGTGAGTGATGGGGAAACTAGTGCCATCACCAATCATGATATCATTATAAACAGTGGAATCAGAGTAAAGAAGGAGAATCTATATGTCACTTGTCACATGATGAGAGGCGTCAAAATCCAACAACCAATCAATGGAAGAAGGAGCAGTCGAGGAGGCAAAATGAGCCTGGGGAGTTGTCGACCGAGTGGATAGGGACGGATAAGCAGCCTAGGGTATATGCTTATAGGTAGAACATCATTTGGCAAAGTGGCCTTCAATACCACAAAGCTGACAAAAACCTCGGAAAGGTTTGGGAGGTGGGCGAGGTTGGTGAGAACTAGCAGGAAGGTGAGGGTTATTGGAAGAAGAGTTACGACGATAAGAATTGGCCTTATAATTATGATGTGGAGAAGAGTTGGGATTCTTAGtggtcaaataaataaaagttggaGTTAATAATTTCTTGCCCTGGTCTTGTTTCAATTGGGCTTCATGGGTGATAAGCTTCTCATGAAGTTCATCGAAGGAAATAAGGGTCTCTCTAGCTTTGACTGCAAAAGCAAGAGAAGAATATTTTGTCACCAAGACCACGAAGAATTTTGAGAGTGAGATCGTCAATATCATAGGCAACATTCATGAGGAGAAGCTCATCATTGCACGTTTTAATGAGTTGCATATACTCCATAATAGTTGTCTCACCCTCGTGCAGATTGTCTAGGATTCCCTTGAGAGACATGATACGACATATGGCTTTGCATAAGTGTTGAAGAGAGTGGTCCAAGGAGCATGAGATGTTGTGGCAGTGGTAATGAAGGGAATGAGAGTGGGCATGATCGAACCGATGATGGCGTTGAGAATAAGCTGGTCTTGGTGCACCCAAAGAGAATACGAGGGATTGGGAGTCAGGTCGTTTGTTGTGGTGAGGGTCGGGGGTGGACAAGAACTAGCGCTGTCAACAAATCTGCAGACAAGGTCGTAGCCAATAATAAGGGTAGTAAACTGCAGGCGCCATGCAAAATAGTTTGTGTGAGTTAATTTAAGTGGGGCTTGAGCAGTCACATTGATGGTAATGAGATGTGGCACATAGTCAGGGGCCAGAATAATCACAAGTGAGGTAGGAGACGAGACGGGGGAGTCGTGAGTAGCAGAGAAGACAATGGGAAAAAGGTGGGTCGAGGGCTCTAAGAGTAGAGAGAATCTAATACCATATAAGATATTGTTTTTGATCGATCAACTCAACTTATCTGTTTATTGAgttcaataatatatataggtgttttacaaattcaaaataaatgtaCATCTCGGAACTGATACAAGTAGTTTACCTATATATGTACATgctaattcaaaaataaaacaaattcaaatacaAATAAACTTGCTATCCAAAAATGTAGTGAAATAATagatatacaaaatatatatactaataTTATCCCAATATTTTAGGCAAATCAGTAGACGTCTCAATATCTTCCTTACCTGCCAATTTGCAATGAACCCAttacataattttaattgatttccaAAGAGAGAATGCGCAGGCCACAATATCTAGAATCACAATTTCAAGAactacaaaaaaagaaaaacatatatagAACTGATAGCTAATGTGATCAGTCATAATTATTTGAAGTGTTGCCCAATCAAGTAATATATCTTGTTCTAAACAATTATAATAGCAGCTAGCATTTCTCTTTTACATGCATGCTGAAAGACCAAGATTTTTAGGTGTACGTAGAGCCTCATTTATATAAGCTATGGGTCTGCTTTCTTGTAACAAAATTGCTTCTTTCCCATTCCTTGGATATATCACACTATGTTACAAAGCTTTTTTGGAAGCTTTGCATAGGCAACATAGGAGTGGTACCCACGATGCTTTTAAGTTGCTCAAAGGCGTCTTCAAGTGATTTGGTTCATTAGGAATTAGTCATTACCTTTATTCAACAAAAAGATGAATGGTTGACTAATCTTGTCATAATCCTTAATAAGTATCCCTTGATTTGAGTGGAATTCTATGTTCATGTGCCTAGGAGGCGGTGAACCCTTAGGTTCTATAAACATAGTCGAGTATTGCTACAACAGTTGAGCTAATTCCTTAGGTTCCTTTTCTCCCTCTTCAGCTGTATTTTTTTCTACTTGTATAGAGAAAATTTGAACCTTGATGCTTAAAATATGTGCTTTAAATCCCTATATGATATGCTAAAACTAACTTCATGAAGCCTGTAGTACTACCTCTGAACACGAATTTCCTTCCATTGACAGTAAATTGCTTTCTTAGATTGTTAAAATTCCGCCTAATGGGTCTCAAGCTAACAATATTGGATCCTCAAAACCATATTATTGCATCCTTCCAAGGTATGAGTCTCAAATCAGCTTAATAAAAACTTCTTCCCTAGCAAGTTCCATTTCAATTGCCTGCAAACTGCATCACCAGTATTCATTATTGAATTATAGATTGCACGGATCTACCCTCATGGATTCACACACACAGCCCTTGGCCACAGTGGGCTCTGGTTCTCTTCATGCAATGGCTGTAATTTGACTGTAAATTGGCACACTGAAGTTGGGATATTCTTAGAACTAGCTTTAATTTATCTAAAAACAGAAGCTACTTATGTATTCTTACAAGTTTCTATAGAAGATACGTATAACACTGATAGCATGTACCTGAGCCCATCAGAATAACTACATATTTTAAGCTTAAAAAGCCCATCGCTGAGGGAGATAGGCTTTGATAAAgttattttcaagatttttcctttttttacatacatatatatatatatatatatatataatttattcacacacacacacacacaacaaaGTTTTCCTGCTTTTTCACCGGCATGTTGAGCTCCACGCAAGTCCAAGGTGGATCTAGCCGATCTGAAGAATAGGTCTTCTTGTAATATTTGTGCTGTCAACAACCTTGAACCACTGGCTCCCAGGATCACACATATCATCTCTACCCAAGCACTTGCAAGCATCTGTGACAATGTTGCTGCTGGAGTCTACATCCAAGCAAACTGTGGTGCCATCCCCCAGCTTAGTTGACAGGTACATCTTTGAATCTGAAATGATCTCCCAATTTGACCCAGGTTGAGTGCATATTATACTGAGTTTTGCAGGCTTCCCTAGCCCAACTGCTTGAAGGCAGAAGTATGTTCCCTTCACTATCAATATCTTTTGGGGGGTGTAGCCCCAAGCTTCTGACTCGGTGCAGGGACCTAGCTTTAATGGTTCAGACAATGATTCCCTTAGAATGCAAAGACCAGTCGAAGGATGCAAGATTATTTTATGTGGTCTGACTCGGGATACATCTGGCCCTGCATCAAATATGAAACCACACAAAATTTAGATATGAATAATTAAGTAAATTTGCCTTATTTGCCTTAGCAAACATACCTTGCAAAGGAGATTGGAGGGCTGAAATCCTCTGGAAGAAGTTCGAGTTCCAATTCATTAACCCATTAGTCTCTTCCAGTGTCCACAATGCCCAATCGAAGTCCAGTTCAGCCGCCAGGCCAAAGAAGCAATTTAAGTGCCTGTTGTCATCCACCCCAAGCTCACTCACAAACATTAATGGCCACCCTTGCTGTAGCAGAACCCCTCCTCCCCTCATTATGCTGTCCACCACTCTCCCGCACACCTTGTTGGGGTTGCTGGTTTCCCCAGCCCTCCCAACCCGCGATCCATGCCAATGCATCTCCAACACTAATTTCCCTGTGAATGTCAATTCCAGCTGTTGATTGAGGAGGAAAGATAGGTCTGTACCATCACTCAAGCCAGAGATTATGACCAGAACATCTGGGTTGGCTGAGTGCACTGCTTCAGCTCCTTTCTGCATGTACCTGGTCAATTCATGAATAGCTTTATACCAAGACCAATTCCTACAAATATGGTAACTAATAGTTTGGAAATATAACAACCCCCTCCCTTACGTgtccgtgtagatattgtccaatCCAATGGGACCCTCACCATACAATACAATGCATATAAGATTAAGAAGAACCCATGAATACATAACATTCTTCAATTTGGTCCCGCACATTACGGAATGA
Protein-coding regions in this window:
- the LOC100258876 gene encoding glycosyl hydrolase 5 family protein, encoding MFHLPNKQSMQIQMGRFFFFLSILCLLPLKPVVALPLHTNSRWIVDEDGARVKLACVNWLSHQEAAVAEGLSNHPVDLISKRIASLGFNCVRLTLPLFLAIDQSLASLTVRQSFQRLGLLESLAGFQANNPSMLDLPLTSAYQAVVSNLADNNMMVILDSHFSEPSFHGNGVFGDQHFNPDLWVKGLTRIATMFSGVPNVVGMSLRNELRCPNQNVKDWYRYMQKGAEAVHSANPDVLVIISGLSDGTDLSFLLNQQLELTFTGKLVLEMHWHGSRVGRAGETSNPNKVCGRVVDSIMRGGGVLLQQGWPLMFVSELGVDDNRHLNCFFGLAAELDFDWALWTLEETNGLMNWNSNFFQRISALQSPLQGPDVSRVRPHKIILHPSTGLCILRESLSEPLKLGPCTESEAWGYTPQKILIVKGTYFCLQAVGLGKPAKLSIICTQPGSNWEIISDSKMYLSTKLGDGTTVCLDVDSSSNIVTDACKCLGRDDMCDPGSQWFKVVDSTNITRRPILQIG